The following are encoded together in the Ictidomys tridecemlineatus isolate mIctTri1 chromosome X, mIctTri1.hap1, whole genome shotgun sequence genome:
- the Ndufa1 gene encoding NADH dehydrogenase [ubiquinone] 1 alpha subcomplex subunit 1: MWFEILPGLGIMGACLLIPGVATVYIHRFTNGGKEKRVAHFHYQWSLMERDRRISGVNRYYKSKGLENID, translated from the exons ATGTGGTTCGAAATTCTTCCAGGACTCGGTATAATGGGCGCGTGCTTGCTTATCCCGGGAGTGGCAACTGTGTACATCCACAGGTTCACTAACGGGGGCAAG gaaaaaagggTTGCCCATTTTCACTATCAGTGGAGTTTGATGGAAAGAGATAGACGCATATCTGGAGTTAATCGCTATTATAAATCAAAG GGTTTGGAGAACATTGATTAA
- the Rnf113a gene encoding E3 ubiquitin-protein ligase RNF113A yields MAEQLSPGKSADQVCTFLFKKPVRKGAAGRRKRRICDPEPGESSSSSSDEGNTVVRPEKKRVAHNPMIQKTRGSGKQKAAYGDLSSDDEEENEPQSLGVVYKSTRSAKPVGPEDMGATAVYELDTEKERDAQAIFERSQKIQEELRGKEDDKIYRGINNYQKYMKPKDTSMGNASSGMVRKGPIRAPEHLRATVRWDYQPDICKDYKETGFCGFGDSCKFLHDRSDYKHGWQIERELDEGRYGVYEDENYEVGSDDEEIPFKCFICRQTFQNPVVTKCRHYFCERCALQHFRTTPRCYVCDQQTNGVFNPAKELIAKLEKQRAAVEGGATDFPEEPDEGPVPIT; encoded by the coding sequence ATGGCAGAGCAACTTTCTCCAGGAAAGTCGGCAGACCAAGTGTGCACCTTCCTCTTCAAAAAGCCTGTGCGGAAAGGGGCAGCAGGCCGGCGAAAACGCCGGATCTGCGACCCGGAGCCCGgggaaagcagcagcagcagcagtgacgAAGGCAACACTGTGGTCCGACCGGAAAAGAAGCGTGTGGCCCACAATCCAATGATACAGAAGACCCGCGGCAGTGGTAAACAGAAGGCGGCCTACGGCGACTTGAGTagtgatgatgaggaggagaatGAGCCTCAGAGTCTCGGCGTGGTCTACAAGTCCACTCGCTCGGCGAAACCAGTGGGGCCAGAGGATATGGGGGCGACAGCCGTCTATGAGCTAGACACAGAGAAGGAGCGTGACGCACAAGCCATTTTTGAGCGCAGCCAGAAGATCCAGGAGGAGCTGAGGGGCAAGGAAGATGACAAGATCTACCGGGGAATCAATAATTATCAGAAATACATGAAGCCCAAAGATACGTCTATGGGCAATGCTTCCTCTGGGATGGTGAGGAAGGGCCCCATCCGAGCCCCTGAGCATCTCCGTGCCACCGTGCGCTGGGATTACCAGCCCGATATCTGTAAGGACTACAAGGAGACTGGCTTCTGTGGCTTCGGAGACAGCTGCAAATTCCTCCATGATCGTTCAGATTACAAGCACGGGTGGCAGATCGAACGTGAGCTTGATGAGGGTCGCTATGGTGTCTATGAGGATGAAAACTACGAAGTAGGAAGTGATGATGAGGAAATACCATTCAAGTGTTTCATCTGCCGCCAGACCTTCCAAAACCCAGTTGTCACCAAGTGCAGGCATTATTTCTGCGAGAGATGTGCACTGCAGCATTTCCGCACCACCCCGCGCTGCTATGTCTGTGACCAGCAGACCAATGGCGTCTTCAATCCAGCGAAAGAATTGATTGCTAAACTGGAAAAGCAGCGAGCTGCAGTAGAGGGTGGTGCTACGGATTTCCCAGAAGAGCCTGATGAGGGTCCAGTCCCCATTACCTAG